One Oryza sativa Japonica Group chromosome 8, ASM3414082v1 DNA window includes the following coding sequences:
- the LOC136351172 gene encoding uncharacterized protein, which translates to MHLCNKGFTENYHVWSRHGESGADTSETPEGSIDNEMNEGGNAYGESDHIDEMVLDAVGPNFCQNIEEPPNVEAASFFDMLDAADKPLWEKCGKHSQLSAVSRLLTIKSDHNMSVACFDELVKVMKEMLPPDANLPCSFYKCKKVVEALGMPVQKIDVCKNDCMLYYKEHANKRKCITCNGPRYIEGLELPENKKGTPQKVLRYLPIIPRLQRLYMSRGTATHMTYHKDGLESERCNNESRKKKLTHPAESEAWKHIDSKYPNFAKEPRNVRLGLSTDGFTPFNQTATPYSCWPVFVVPYNLPPALCMKAHNIFLTMVIPGPTHPGKNIDVFFHPLIDELLQLWTEGVVTYDCSKNQNFVMRAALMGTVSDFPAYGMLCGWSTHGKLACPICMEDTKSFWLKVGGKPCWFDCHRRFLPKGHPFRRAKDKFIQNKEEKDGPPIHRSSSEVYDCVKSLPQITFGTKAGNQEIEGFGKEHNWVKRSIF; encoded by the coding sequence ATGCACCTTTGCAATAAAGGATTTACTGAAAATTACCATGTGTGGAGTAGACATGGTGAAAGTGGAGCTGATACCAGTGAGACACCAGAAGGCAGTATTGACAATGAGATGAATGAAGGAGGTAATGCCTATGGAGAGTCAGATCATATAGATGAGATGGTGTTGGATGCCGTAGGGCCTAATTTTTGTCAAAATATTGAAGAGCCTCCAAATGTTGAAGCAGCTTCATTTTTTGATATGTTAGATGCAGCAGACAAGCCATTGTGGGAGAAGTGTGGAAAACACTCTCAATTATCTGCAGTCTCTCGGTTGTTGACAATAAAATCAGACCATAATATGTCTGTAGCTTGCTTTGATGAGCTGGTCAAGGTTATGAAAGAAATGTTGCCTCCAGATGCAAATTTGCCATGTAGTTTTTACAAATGCAAGAAAGTCGTCGAAGCTTTAGGTATGCCTGTCCAAAAGATTGATGTTTGTAAGAATGATTGCATGTTATACTATAAGGAGCATGCTAACAAAAGGAAATGTATAACATGTAATGGGCCTCGTTATATTGAAGGGTTAGAACTCCCTGAGAATAAGAAGGGCACTCCACAGAAGGTGCTTCGCTACCTCCCAATCATTCCACGCCTACAGAGGCTCTACATGTCACGAGGCACTGCAACACACATGACATACCACAAGGATGGGCTTGAATCAGAGAGGTGCAACAATGAAAGCAGAAAGAAAAAGTTAACTCACCCAGCAGAGAGTGAAGCATGGAAACATATTGATTCAAAGTACCCTAATTTTGCAAAGGAGCCTCGAAATGTGCGTTTAGGGTTGTCAACTGATGGATTCACGCCATTTAATCAAACTGCAACCCCTTACTCCTGTTGGCCTGTTTTTGTTGTCCCATATAACTTGCCCCCAGCATTATGCATGAAGGCACATAATATTTTCCTTACCATGGTTATACCAGGGCCTACGCACCCTGGAAAGAACATAGATGTATTCTTCCATCCACTAATTGATGAACTTTTGCAACTTTGGACAGAAGGAGTTGTGACATATGATTGCTCAAAAAACCAGAACTTTGTCATGCGAGCTGCCCTTATGGGGACAGTAAGTGACTTTCCTGCATATGGGATGTTGTGCGGCTGGAGCACACACGGGAAATTAGCTTGTCCAATTTGCATGGAAGACACAAAGTCATTTTGGCTAAAAGTTGGAGGCAAGCCATGTTGGTTTGATTGTCATAGGCGTTTCCTACCAAAGGGACACCCTTTTAGACGTGCAAAAGACAAGTTCATCCAGAATAAGGAGGAGAAAGATGGCCCACCTATTCATCGATCATCTTCAGAAGTGTATGATTGTGTTAAATCTCTCCCTCAAATTACATTTGGTACCAAGGCAGGAAATCAAGAGATTGAGGGTTTTGGAAAGGAGCATAATTGGGTAAAAAGATCTATCTTTTGA
- the LOC4345480 gene encoding DIBOA-glucoside dioxygenase BX6, translating into MATVSGTDRLRDLHAFDDTKAGVKGLVDAGVTTVPYFFRHHPDPLPVAAPSEAASAIPLIDLAKADVDRGRVVAEVRTAAETVGFFQVVNHGVAGELMDEMLAAVRRFNEEPLEAKVPYYTRDVASKVRFNSNFDLFRSPAANWRDTMFVEMFPEVPSPEEIPPPCRGVLEEYAAAVRRLGERLFELLSEALGLPAGYLGRDAGGTDGLSVAAHYYPACPEPEATMGATKHSDPTFLTVLLQDESGGLQAVLPRPPEERWVDVPPVAGALVVNVGDLLQLVSNERLRSVEHRVLPTGAAGPARVSVACFFRLAYSSTRPCVPVVGGGSGARAAAVYRSTTAGEFLAHYNGKGLDGRSALDHFRIPAAAASPPPPPQ; encoded by the coding sequence ATGGCCACCGTCTCCGGCACCGACCGCCTCCGTGACCTCCACGCCTTCGACGACACCAAGGCCGGCGTCAAGGgcctcgtcgacgccggcgtCACCACCGTCCCCTACTTCTTCCGCCACCACCCCGACCCcctccccgtcgccgcgccgtcggaGGCCGCCTCGGCCATCCCGCTCATCGACCTCGCCAAGGCCGACGTCGACCGGGGACGGGTGGTCGCCGAGGTGAGGACGGCCGCCGAGACGGTCGGCTTCTTCCAGGTGGTCAACCATGGCGTCGCCGGGGAGCTCATGGACGAGATGCTCGCGGCGGTGCGGCGCTTCAACGAGGAGCCCCTGGAGGCGAAGGTGCCCTACTACACCAGGGACGTCGCCAGCAAGGTCCGGTTCAACTCCAACTTCGACCTCTTCCGTTCGCCGGCGGCCAACTGGCGGGACACGATGTTCGTCGAGATGTTCCCGGAGGTGCCCTCGCCGGAGGAGATCCCGCCGCCGTGCAGGGGCGTGCTGGAGGAGTACgccgcggcggtgcggcggctcgGGGAACGGCTGTTCGAGCTGCTGTCGGAGGCGCTGGGCCTCCCTGCGGGGTACCTCGGCCGCGACGCCGGGGGCACGGACGGGCTGAGCGTGGCGGCGCACTACTACCCGGCGTGCCCGGAGCCGGAGGCGACGATGGGCGCGACCAAGCACTCCGACCCGACCTTCCTCACCGTGCTGCTGCAGGACGAGTCCGGCGGGCTCCAGGCGGTGCTCCCGCGGCCCCCGGAGGAGCGGTGGGTGGATGTGCCCCCGGTGGCCGGCGCGCTGGTGGTGAACGTCGGCGACCTCCTCCAGCTGGTGTCGAACGAGAGGCTCCGGAGCGTGGAGCACCGGGTGCtgcccaccggcgccgccgggcCGGCTCGCGTGTCGGTGGCGTGCTTCTTCCGCCTCGCGTACTCGTCGACGAGGCCGTGCGTcccggtcgtcggcggcggcagcggggcgcgggcggcggcggtgtacaGGAGCACGACGGCGGGGGAGTTCCTGGCGCACTACAACGGGAAGGGGCTCGACGGGCGGTCGGCGCTGGACCACTTCAggattccggcggcggcggcgtctcctcctcctccaccacagTAG